From a single bacterium genomic region:
- a CDS encoding phosphomannomutase, whose amino-acid sequence MNPLIFREYDIRGIVNVDLTNEDVRKIGQAYGTFAKRRGAKKVALGRDGRNSGPGFEPIVADGIRSTGVSVIRLGMVPTPVMYHYTKTGNVDGGLQITGSHNPPNYNGFKGMVGDETLHGELIQELLRIIQENDFEHGAGNEEFIEPIPSYLDDLAGKLKISRSCRIVVDAGNGVGGMTAVPLP is encoded by the coding sequence ATGAATCCGCTGATTTTTCGAGAGTACGATATTCGCGGCATCGTCAATGTCGATCTCACGAATGAGGATGTTCGCAAAATCGGGCAAGCGTATGGAACGTTTGCTAAGCGTCGTGGTGCCAAAAAAGTAGCGTTAGGTCGAGATGGCAGAAATTCGGGTCCCGGATTTGAACCGATCGTCGCCGATGGGATTCGTTCGACGGGTGTTTCGGTAATTCGATTAGGGATGGTTCCGACTCCCGTGATGTATCATTATACAAAAACCGGCAACGTGGATGGCGGCTTGCAAATCACTGGTTCGCACAATCCCCCCAATTACAACGGCTTCAAGGGTATGGTCGGCGATGAGACCCTGCATGGCGAATTGATTCAAGAATTATTGCGTATCATTCAAGAGAATGATTTTGAACATGGCGCAGGTAACGAAGAGTTTATCGAACCGATTCCAAGTTATCTCGATGACCTTGCCGGAAAACTCAAGATTTCGCGTAGTTGTAGAATTGTCGTAGATGCCGGAAACGGTGTCGGTGGCATGACTGCAGTGCCTTTACC